From the Thermococcus sp. genome, the window TTGGTCATGGTTCCTGGCAGGAAGCGTCCCGGAATGGCCCTGGCACCGGTAACGTCGCCGAACTTCTTCACCGGCTTCTGGCCGTAGAGCCTGACGCTGACGGCGAGTATGTTGGCAGGATCGAACTTGGCAAGGAACTTACCGGCTATCCTGAGCCTCTCGTCGGTCTTCCTGACGTCGAGGACGTAGAGGCCGTCCTGCCTGACGCGGTAGATGAACTTCTTCATGTCCTGAGTCTTCTGCTGGGTGCCGATGTGGACACCGGCGGCAAGGTACTGGTCGAGTGGAACAAGGTATTCCTCCATTCTTCACACCTCCTCATCCTTCAAAGGTTATTATCCTACCCCTTTCACCCAAATCTTCGGCTATTCTTATCAGCTCGTTCAGCTTGGCGATGGAGTCCCCCCGGAGCACCATCGCCGGGCAGCGCAGACCCACCGCGAGGTGGGCCAGTGCCTCGTCGGAGGACTCGTAGCGAGCCTCCGCGAGGATGGGGGTTATCCTCTCCGACTTCGCGTCGTTCACGAGGTTGTATAAGTCGGTGAGCGTGCCCAGGTTTATCGGCTTTATTGACAGGGCGTTGTAGTAGCGCCTGTCGAGTATATCCTTCTCGCGGAAGAGGTGCTCGCCGTCAACGAACACCTCGTGGGTGCCGGCTATCAACTCAAGGAACAGCTCCTCGTCGCCGAGGGGCTTTATGTAGGCCACGTTGTTGTCCTCAACTATGGAGAGCACTTCTTCCATCTCCATCGGGACCTTCTGCACGAGGCCGAGGGCAACCTCAAGGCCGAGCTCGTCGGTGGCCTTTTCTGTTGCCGCTGAAAAGGCTCCCACGGTTCGGTCTCCCGCGTGCTCAATGACCTTGTTGGCGGCGTCAACGACATCGGTTATCTCCATGAGGTCACGAACCATCACGTAGTAGTCAAAGGCCTCGTCGCCAGCTATCTCCAGTATCGGGACGGGTAGCTCGGTCGTAAAGGTGCCGCCGATATAGCTGTAGAGGGGCATCCTCTTGACGCTCGCTGCGGCCTTGGCGACTGCTATTGACACCGCCAGCGCGGTGTTGGCCCCGATATGGCTGAAATTCTCGGTGCCGTCTATCTCCCAGAGGTAGCTGTCTATGAGCTCCTGCTCGCTGGCATCGAAGCCTATCAGCTCGGGCCCGATTATCTCGTCAACCTCGCTCACGGCACGGTGGGCCTCGGCTATGTACAGGCTCGGGTTCTCGTCTATGGGTGCGGCAAATCTCCCAAAGCCCGAGCTGGTTATGACGTCCACCTCGACGGAATATCTGCCCCCCTTGAGCACCGCGACCCTGCCGATTACGTTCTCTATCACGGTCATTTTTCATCAGCTCGGCCTGATTACGGTGAGTGGGATTATTCCCTTCTCAAACTCAAGCAGCGCGGCGTCGAGCGGCGTGATTCCTTCCGGGACGTCGATGAGTATTGGCGCACCCATCGCTATCTGGAGGGCCCTCGCTCCAATTATACGGGCCTTTTCAAATCTCGTGTACCTGAACATTCCAACCACCCGTGCAAATTTTGGTGGGGCCGCCGGGATTTGAACCCGGGTCTCCGGCACCCCAAGCCGGGAGGATAGACCAAGCTACCCCACGGCCCCCCAGAAATGTGGTTTTTCAGTATACCCTGTATACCATTACCTGGTCTATGAGCTCGACGTGGCTCAGCAGGGTTCTCCTGCAGCAGTACCTCTCGACCCCGAGGTCGTCGAGGACCTTCTCGGGATCCTCGCCCTTCTCAACCCGGGCCTTGAACTCGTAGTATTTGTCTCCTATGACCTTTCCACACGTGAAGCACCTGACGGGGACTATCACCCGTATCACCTTCTCGAATGAATTAAAGGAAAGCCATCAGCGGTAGGATTTCTGCCTCTTGGCCCTTGGACCCTTCGTTGAGCGGTTGGGCTTGTGCGGCTCGGTGCGCCTGCTGTCCCCGACGAGCATGGTTCTGTCGTACTTCATAAACTTTTCCTTGAGGTTCATGTCGTTGGTCCACTCGACGAGCGCCCTGGCTATGGCGACGCGCGCGGCCTCTGCCTGTCCCATGAAGCCTCCACCCTCGACCTTGACGTCTATGTCGACCTTGCTGACTATCTCCTCGCCCGCCAGAACGAGCGGCTCCATGATGGTGAAGCGCGCTATCTCGGGCTCGATGATCTCAACCGGCTTGTGGTTGATCCTGACGCGGCCCTTTCCTTCCCTGATGGTGGCCCTCGCAATGGCCGTCTTTCTCTTACCAGCAGTCTGGATGACCTTCATCTTCTCTCACCTCAGAACTTTCCACCGAGGAACTTGGCAACCTCGCCAACGGTAACGTACTTTGGCGTTGCAAGCCTCGACATGTGGGCCTCGATTATGGTCTCAAGCTCCTTACCCTCGAACTCCTTCGGAACGCCAGCGTAGACCTTGAGCCTCTTGAAGGCCTTCCTTCCGCGGTCGGTCTTCCAGGGGAGCATTCCCCTGACGGTTCTCCTCACTATCTCGTCGCTCCTCTTCGGGTAGAACGGACCCCTCCTCGGGTTGGTTCTGGTTCTCAGCTCGGTCCTCTGCTTGTACTTGGCGAAGATGTCCTCCCTGTTGCCGGTGATGATGGCCTTGTCGGCGTTGACTATGACAACCTCCTCGCCCTCAAGGAGCATCTTGGCGACCTTCGAGGCGAGCCTTCCGAGTATGAGTCCTTCAGCGTTAATTATCCTCATGGCCCATCACTCCATTATGATTACTCCACTACCCTTCGGGTTCCTCTCAATGAGCTCCTCAATGGTGAGGACCTCTCCACCGGCCTCGACTATTTTCTTCTTT encodes:
- the rpsB gene encoding 30S ribosomal protein S2, with protein sequence MEEYLVPLDQYLAAGVHIGTQQKTQDMKKFIYRVRQDGLYVLDVRKTDERLRIAGKFLAKFDPANILAVSVRLYGQKPVKKFGDVTGARAIPGRFLPGTMTNPQVKNFMEPDVLIVTDPRADHQAMKEAIEIGIPIVALVDTENFLSYVDVAIPTNNKGRKALALIYWILAREVLYNRKEIESREDFKVPVEDFEMRIIRT
- the rplM gene encoding 50S ribosomal protein L13, giving the protein MRIINAEGLILGRLASKVAKMLLEGEEVVIVNADKAIITGNREDIFAKYKQRTELRTRTNPRRGPFYPKRSDEIVRRTVRGMLPWKTDRGRKAFKRLKVYAGVPKEFEGKELETIIEAHMSRLATPKYVTVGEVAKFLGGKF
- a CDS encoding DNA-directed RNA polymerase subunit N — encoded protein: MIVPVRCFTCGKVIGDKYYEFKARVEKGEDPEKVLDDLGVERYCCRRTLLSHVELIDQVMVYRVY
- a CDS encoding 30S ribosomal protein S9, producing MKVIQTAGKRKTAIARATIREGKGRVRINHKPVEIIEPEIARFTIMEPLVLAGEEIVSKVDIDVKVEGGGFMGQAEAARVAIARALVEWTNDMNLKEKFMKYDRTMLVGDSRRTEPHKPNRSTKGPRAKRQKSYR
- a CDS encoding DNA-directed RNA polymerase subunit K gives rise to the protein MFRYTRFEKARIIGARALQIAMGAPILIDVPEGITPLDAALLEFEKGIIPLTVIRPS